One Roseomonas sp. OT10 DNA window includes the following coding sequences:
- the mbfA gene encoding iron exporter MbfA, translated as MQRFDDLTEREILAVAISSEEEDGRIYRDFAETLRPTHPDTAGVFDEMATQEESHRRALLDLYAGRFGHHIPLIRRDHIHGAPRRAPAWRVMAQGIEAIRRHAQQMEADAGRFYLQAAARSGDTATRRLLGDLAAAEGDHLQRAGAIADRRLDLPARQAEDQEARRRLVLQIIQPGLVGLMDGSVSTLAPVFAAAFATREPRDALVVGLAASLGAGISMGFAEALADDGRLSGRGAPLLRGLVCGLMTTLGGLGHTLPFLIPDFRLAIGLAGAATLVELAAITWVQARFMGTPPLSAAAKVVLGGALVVAAGILIGSG; from the coding sequence ATGCAGCGGTTCGACGACCTGACGGAGCGGGAGATCCTGGCCGTCGCCATCTCCAGCGAGGAGGAGGACGGGCGCATCTACCGCGACTTCGCGGAGACCCTCCGCCCGACCCATCCCGATACCGCCGGTGTCTTCGACGAGATGGCGACGCAGGAGGAGAGCCACCGCCGCGCGCTGCTCGACCTCTATGCCGGGCGCTTCGGCCACCACATTCCGCTCATCCGGCGCGACCACATCCACGGTGCCCCGCGGCGTGCCCCGGCCTGGCGTGTCATGGCCCAGGGCATCGAGGCGATCCGGCGCCACGCGCAGCAAATGGAGGCGGATGCGGGCCGCTTCTACCTCCAGGCCGCCGCGCGTTCCGGCGATACCGCCACCCGCCGCCTGCTGGGTGACCTGGCCGCGGCGGAGGGCGACCACCTCCAGCGCGCCGGCGCCATCGCCGACCGCCGCCTGGACCTGCCCGCGCGCCAGGCCGAGGACCAGGAGGCCCGCCGTCGGCTGGTGCTCCAGATCATCCAGCCCGGGCTGGTGGGGCTGATGGACGGCTCCGTCTCCACCCTCGCGCCGGTCTTCGCCGCGGCCTTCGCGACCCGCGAGCCCCGCGACGCCCTCGTCGTCGGTCTGGCCGCGAGCCTCGGTGCGGGGATCAGCATGGGCTTCGCCGAGGCCCTGGCCGATGACGGCAGGCTCTCCGGCCGCGGGGCGCCGCTGCTGCGCGGGCTGGTCTGCGGGCTGATGACGACGCTGGGCGGGCTGGGCCACACGCTGCCCTTCCTCATCCCGGACTTCCGCCTGGCCATCGGCCTGGCGGGCGCGGCGACGCTGGTCGAGCTGGCGGCTATCACCTGGGTGCAGGCCCGCTTCATGGGGACGCCGCCTCTCTCCGCCGCCGCCAAGGTGGTGCTGGGCGGGGCGCTGGTGGTGGCCGCCGGCATCCTGATCGGCAGCGGCTGA
- a CDS encoding YbgC/FadM family acyl-CoA thioesterase, with product MHAHRFPIRVYFEDTDAGAVAYHASYLRWAERARTESLRDMGLPHQLLIERHNLFLVVRRIEVEYLRPARLDDALVVETRVTRLGGASLDLAQDVTDEDGGVRARLRVGLVCVSREGLRAARIPEPWSSALADVVVRPA from the coding sequence ATGCACGCGCACCGCTTCCCCATCCGGGTCTATTTCGAGGACACCGACGCGGGCGCCGTCGCCTATCATGCCAGCTATCTCCGCTGGGCAGAGCGGGCACGCACGGAATCCTTGCGCGACATGGGCTTGCCGCACCAACTTCTGATCGAACGTCACAATTTGTTCCTCGTGGTGCGGCGCATCGAAGTGGAGTATCTGCGCCCGGCCAGGCTGGACGACGCCCTGGTGGTCGAGACGCGGGTGACGCGGCTGGGCGGGGCGTCGCTCGATCTGGCGCAGGACGTGACGGATGAGGACGGCGGGGTGCGGGCGCGGCTCAGGGTGGGGCTGGTCTGCGTCAGCCGGGAGGGGCTTCGCGCGGCGCGCATCCCCGAGCCCTGGTCCTCCGCCCTGGCGGATGTCGTGGTCCGTCCGGCCTGA